CGGAGATGTGTATAAGAGACAGGTATGGAGGTGAAGAATTTGCTATTATATTAATAGAGACGTCATTAAAAGAAGCCAGACTCATTGCAGAAAGATTGAGAAAAAGGGTTGAATCCAGTAAATTCATCCACAAGGGTACCACCATAAGGGCTACAATGAGCATAGGTATAGCCTCAGTT
The DNA window shown above is from Thermodesulfovibrionales bacterium and carries:
- a CDS encoding GGDEF domain-containing protein, with protein sequence EMCIRDRYGGEEFAIILIETSLKEARLIAERLRKRVESSKFIHKGTTIRATMSIGIASVHSGMRIQKGKLIENADKALYNAKHNGRNQTVLWEDISKESKINSF